DNA from Elaeis guineensis isolate ETL-2024a chromosome 2, EG11, whole genome shotgun sequence:
GCTTGTTTCAAGGCCTGCAACTACCAACAAGGATTGCGGCTGAGGAACTGGTACATGCCATTGCTCCGGTGGATGTCAGCGGGGAATCCAGTGAAGACAGCACGACGAATAAAGCAATGTATGCGTTCCGTTATGTTTTCGATTAAATTAATCTCGTTTTATTTTCATTTTCACTCGATGTTTGTAGATGGAGCGCTCATTTTGCTAAATGCATTCATTTAATTTTGTGATTTAGGCTATGTGTGGGTGAGATGAAAAGGATGAAACCGGATGCCAGGTGTAGAATTGGGTTTAGAATGAAATCGGCGGTGGAGATACTGGATGATGGATTCAAGTGGCGGAAGTATGGGAAGAAGTCGGTGAAGAACAGCCCAAATCCAAGGTATGGGTCCGCTAGATCTTTTTCGTCTTCTGCAGACTTCTTACCATTTGATGCGTGCACACCACGCAGAAATATGGCACCAGCGTGTTCTATATAATGCATAATATAACCATGGCTAATTAATCTTGCTCCCATTATTATTAATCTTCATTTGTTCTCTTGCAAACCGGCGTAGTCTTATATTACCCGAACTGTTTATCCAAAGCTAATTAACTTTTTTGGTGCCATCCGTCTGTATATTTGGCTATAAAGGCAATATCATGATACATAAAGTTCCGTTCCGATTATTTGCTCCGTGGTGAACTCATTGAGAAAATATATGCTCGCAGGAATTACTACCGTTGCTCCAGCGAGGGTTGTTCTGTAAAGAAGAGAGTGGAGAGAGACCCTCAGGATTCAGACTATGTGATTACAACATACGAGGGAGTGCACAACCACATTAGCCCAGGTGCTGTATCTTACGGTCGTTATCAATGCATCTCTCACTCTTCTTGATGGCTAAAGATACATGGAGGTCATAAGCTGCTATTTCTTCA
Protein-coding regions in this window:
- the LOC105055190 gene encoding probable WRKY transcription factor 51, which produces MAALTELSDTTMLHSSLLPSNDSTSHACCDFFSANSFSQPVLECSDHIAFINEGLFQGLQLPTRIAAEELVHAIAPVDVSGESSEDSTTNKAMLCVGEMKRMKPDARCRIGFRMKSAVEILDDGFKWRKYGKKSVKNSPNPRNYYRCSSEGCSVKKRVERDPQDSDYVITTYEGVHNHISPGAVSYGRYQCISHSS